One Podarcis raffonei isolate rPodRaf1 chromosome 3, rPodRaf1.pri, whole genome shotgun sequence genomic region harbors:
- the VIP gene encoding VIP peptides encodes MEHGSGPQLLLSFALLYVLCTQALALPPLGTYSAMRLGNRMPFDGASESDHSQGSLKSEADILQTTLPENDKFYYDVYRAMDRNTRHADGLFTSGYSKLLGQISARKYLESLIGKRVGNNTPLDEQTPPVKRHSDAVFTDNYSRFRKQMAVKKYLNSVLTGKRSQEELNPASLRDETELLDPAFSENYDDVTVDDLELLNHLPLNV; translated from the exons ATGGAACATGGAAGCGGCCCCCAGCTTCTCCTCTCCTTTGCTCTCCTCTATGTTCTCTGCACTCAAGCACTCGCTTTACCTCCTCTGGGAACATACTCTGCTATGAG ATTAGGAAACAGAATGCCATTTGATGGGGCAAGTGAATCTGATCATTCTCAAGGTTCATTAAAATCTGAGGCTGACATTTTGCAAACTACACTACCTGAGAATGACAAGTTCTACTATGATGTGTACAGAGCTATGGATAG GAACACAAGACATGCCGATGGACTCTTCACAAGCGGCTACAGCAAACTTTTGGGTCAAATTTCGGCAAGAAAATATTTGGAATCGCTTATAGGAAAAAGAGTTGG AAATAACACTCCCCTTGATGAACAGACACCGCCAGTCAAACGCCATTCAGATGCTGTCTTTACTGACAACTACAGTCGCTTTCGAAAGCAGATGGCTGTGAAGAAATATTTGAACTCTGTTTTAACTGGGAAAAGAAG TCAGGAAGAGCTAAACCCAGCCAGCCTTCGGGATGAAACGGAATTGCTTGACCCTGCCTTCTCCGAAAACTATGATGATGTCACTGTAGATGACCTTGAGCTTCTGAATCACCTCCCATTG aATGTCTGA